A single genomic interval of Corylus avellana chromosome ca10, CavTom2PMs-1.0 harbors:
- the LOC132163789 gene encoding receptor-like protein 2 — protein sequence MLDLKPYHLLFTLLLFGIFSTNHACNQIDRDSLSSLAFNRMSSPPLNWSSIDCCQWEGIYCDRKCRVNHIWLPSKGLSGSISPYLGNLTHLSYLNLSHNSVLGPLPKGLFSSLNQLKVIDLSYNHLFGDIFGWPASLQIVDISSNQFSETIQSSFIQRAWRLIELNVSNNSFMGPIPSFPCFNSSFVSLLDFSHNHHSGQIPCGLGACSKLKVFRAGFNSLSGLLPHDIYNATGLDEISLPFNNLSGPISSDIVKLAKLTNLELYGNKLSGNLPLDIGKLSKLKHLLLDENSLTSSLPPSLVNCTNLTKLTLRSNFLEGNISTFNFSSLHQLIVIDLGDNKFSGNLPISLYSCKSLTAIRLSRNQLEGQIQPEVLQLKFLSFLSISFNRLTNITGAIKILTRCKTLTIVILGGNFLHEAMPSDDNIVDSDGFENLRMFSLAACQLTGQLPIWLSRLKKLEVLKLDSNHITGSIPNWLSTLPRLFRLYLSNNLISGEFPKEFCGLQTLVSPKALVNHNHLDLPIFIGPSPFGQIVQLNFLSSLRPAIIVANNNLSGNIPIEIGCLKLLSVLNFSHNIFSGSIPNQISELTNLEVLDLSANQLSGEIPASLSSLHFLNAFSVANNNLHGPIPSGTQLQSFDASAYEGNPELCGPPLPHDCAHIVSNKGDIRDEDNGHKIPWFHITVVLGFITGFWGVCGPLAFSYKWRVAYFQFMDNLKGRCIIFFFKIAYWSF from the coding sequence ATGCTAGATTTAAAGCCTTATCATCTCCTCTTCACCTTGCTTCTCTTTGGTATTTTCTCCACCAATCATGCCTGCAACCAAATAGACCGCGACTCTCTCTCGTCCTTAGCCTTCAACCGTATGTCTTCTCCTCCACTAAATTGGTCTTCCATTGATTGTTGCCAGTGGGAGGGCATTTATTGTGATCGTAAATGTCGAGTCAACCATATCTGGTTACCTTCTAAAGGCCTTAGTGGTAGTATATCTCCCTATCTCGGAAACCTCACACATCTCTCCTACCTTAATCTCTCCCACAATTCAGTTTTGGGTCCTCTGCCTAAGGGATTGTTTTCGTCCTTGAATCAACTCAAGGTCATTGATTTGAGCTACAACCATCTATTTGGAGATATATTTGGTTGGCCTGCCTCCCTTCAAATTGTTGACATATCTAGCAATCAATTTAGTGAGACAATCCAATCTTCATTCATTCAAAGAGCATGGAGGTTGATCGAGCTCAACGTCAGCAACAATAGTTTCATGGGCCCTATTCCTTCCTTTCCTTGCTTCAATTCGTCATTTGTTAGCCTCCTCGATTTCTCCCATAATCATCATAGCGGCCAAATTCCTTGTGGACTAGGGGCGTGTTCCAAACTTAAGGTTTTCCGAGCAGGTTTTAATTCTCTCTCAGGCTTGCTTCCTCATGATATATACAATGCGACTGGGTTAGATGAGATCTCCTTACCTTTCAATAATCTTTCAGGACCAATTAGCAGTGATATTGTGAAACTTGCCAAACTCACCAACCTTGAGTTATATGGCAATAAATTGAGTGGCAACCTCCCTTTGGATATTGGGAAGCTCTCCAAATTGAAGCACCTACTTCTTGATGAAAACTCCTTAACAAGTTCTTTGCCCCCATCTTTGGTGAATTGCACAAATCTCACAAAATTGACCTTACGATCCAATTTCCTTGAAGGAAACATCTCTACCTTTAATTTCTCTAGTCTTCATCAACTTATTGTAATTGACCTTGGAGATAATAAGTTCTCTGGTAACTTGCCAATAAGCCTTTACTCATGCAAATCCTTGACCGCAATCCGTCTATCTCGAAACCAACTCGAGGGACAAATCCAACCTGAGGTGCTTCaattaaaattcttatctttcctttcaatttctttcaatagGCTAACCAATATCACTGGTGCAATCAAGATTTTGACGCGTTGCAAGACACTCACCATTGTCATCCTTGGAGGGAATTTTCTACATGAGGCAATGCCAAGTGATGACAATATAGTTGATTCTGATGGATTTGAAAATCTTCGAATGTTTAGTCTTGCTGCGTGCCAACTGACTGGTCAACTACCTATATGGCTCTCTAGGCTTAAGAAGCTAGAAGTCTTGAAACTAGATTCCAATCATATCACAGGTTCAATTCCTAATTGGTTGTCGACTCTTCCAAGGCTCTTTCGTTTATACTTATCTAACAACCTCATTTCAGGTGAATTTCCAAAGGAATTTTGTGGATTGCAAACATTAGTGTCACCAAAGGCTCTAGTAAACCATAATCATTTGGATTTACCAATATTTATTGGCCCCAGTCCTTTTGGACAGATTGTACAACTCAATTTTCTCTCAAGCCTGCGACCAGCAATTATTGTTGCAAACAATAATCTTAGCGGCAACATCCCAATTGAGATCGGTTGTTTGAAGCTTCTTTCTGTGCTGAATTTTAGTCATAACATCTTCTCAGGCAGCATCCCAAACCAAATTTCAGAGCTCACAAACTTGGAAGTATTAGACCTCTCTGCAAATCAATTGTCCGGCGAAATACCAGCGTCACTAAGTAGTCTACATTTCTTAAATGCCTTTAGTGTCGCAAACAATAATTTGCATGGACCAATACCATCAGGCACTCAACTCCAGAGCTTTGATGCCTCTGCATATGAGGGCAACCCTGAACTTTGTGGCCCCCCTCTTCCACATGATTGCGCTCATATTGTTAGCAACAAGGGAGACATTCGAGATGAGGACAATGGGCATAAAATCCCATGGTTTCATATTACTGTGGTTCTCGGCTTCATTACAGGTTTCTGGGGAGTTTGTGGTCCATTAGCTTTTAGCTATAAGTGGAGAGTTGCATATTTCCAATTCATGGACAACCTAAAAGGTAGGTgtataatctttttctttaaaattgcatATTGGTCATTTTAG
- the LOC132163791 gene encoding receptor-like protein 3 → MVLDLSYNRLFGEISGWPASVQIVDISSNQFNRTIQFLFLPRAWSLIELNVSNNSFIGSIPYYPCINSSFIRLLDFSRNLHDGQIPSGLGSCSKLKVLRADFNSLRGLLPHDIYNATWLEEISLPSNDLSGPFSSDIVNLTKLTNQELFENKLSGKLPANIGNLSKLKYVILQTNFVTGSLPPSLMNCTNLIKLILRFNLFEGDITTYNFSTLPQLTTIDLGFNTFFGNFPISLYSCKSLRAIRLSYNRLEGQIQPEVAQLEFLSFLVLSYNRLTNITGAIKILIHCKTLSVVLLGGNFLYEAIPTDDSIVSSNGFENIRFLGFGDCQLMGQFPIWLSKIKKLEVLNLVSNRITGSIPGWLSTLPRLFAFDLSNNLISGEFPKELCALPALVLAETLVDNNYLNLPVFSARDGTLGQYNVLSNMRQTIKIANNSLSGNIPIEIGHLKLFRQLDLRHNNFSGNIPHQISELANLELLDLSTNRLSGEIPSSLSRLHFLSRFNVANNNFHGPIPSSTQLQSFNASAYEGNPGLCGPPLPHECTDTVSTIEDIEEEEENGPTIPWFPISVVLGFIVGFWGVCGPLLYKFMSN, encoded by the coding sequence ATGGTCCTTGATTTGAGCTACAACCGTTTATTTGGAGAGATATCTGGCTGGCCTGCCTCAGTTCAAATTGTTGACATATCTAGCAATCAATTCAACAGGACAATCCAATTTTTGTTCCTTCCAAGAGCATGGAGTTTGATTGAGCTCAATGTCAGCAACAATAGTTTCATAGGCTCTATTCCTTACTATCCTTGCATCAATTCTTCCTTTATCAGGCTCCTCGATTTCTCTCGTAATCTTCATGATGGCCAAATTCCTAGTGGACTCGGGTCATGTTCCAAACTAAAGGTTTTGCGGGCAGATTTTAACTCTCTAAGAGGATTGCTTCCTCATGATATCTACAATGCGACATGGCTTGAAGAAATCTCCTTACCTTCCAATGATCTATCGGGACCCTTTAGCAGTGACATTGTAAACCTTACAAAACTCACCAACCAAGAGTTATTCGAAAATAAATTGAGCGGCAAGCTCCCTGCGAATATTGGAAATCTCTCCAAATTGAAGTACGTAATCCTTCAGACAAACTTCGTAACAGGTTCTCTGCCCCCATCTTTGATGAATTGCACAAATctcataaaattgattttaCGATTCAATTTGTTTGAAGGAGACATCACCACCTATAACTTCTCCACTCTTCCTCAACTTACTACTATTGATCTGGGGTTCAATACCTTTTTCGGTAACTTTCCAATAAGCCTTTACTCATGTAAGTCCCTAAGAGCCATTCGACTTTCCTACAATAGACTAGAAGGACAAATCCAACCAGAGGTGGCTCAATTGGAATTCTTGTCTTTCCTTGTACTTAGTTACAATAGGCTAACCAATATTACAGGGGCAATCAAGATTCTGATCCATTGCAAAACTCTCAGTGTAGTCCTTCTTGGAGGAAATTTTCTGTACGAGGCAATACCAACTGATGATAGTATAGTTAGTTCTAATGGATTTGAGAATATTcggtttttgggttttggtgatTGCCAGCTGATGGGTCAATTTCCCATATGGCTATCTAAGATTAAGAAGCTAGAAGTTCTAAATCTAGTTTCCAATCGTATCACAGGTTCAATTCCTGGTTGGTTGTCAACTCTTCCAAGGCTCTTCGCTTTTGACTTATCTAATAATCTCATTTCAGGTGAATTTCCGAAAGAACTTTGTGCATTGCCAGCATTAGTGTTAGCAGAGACTCTAGTAGACAATAACTATTTGAATTTACCAGTTTTTTCCGCTAGAGATGGTACCCTTGGCCAATATAATGTTCTCTCGAACATGcgacaaacaataaaaattgcaaacaaCAGTCTTAGTGGCAACATCCCCATTGAGATTGGTCATTTGAAGTTGTTTCGCCAGCTGGATCTTAGGCATAACAACTTCTCAGGCAACATTCCACACCAAATATCTGAGCTCGCAAACTTGGAATTATTGGACCTCTCTACCAATCGGTTGTCCGGTGAAATACCGTCATCACTAAGTAGACTGCATTTCTTGTCTCGATTCAATGTTGCAAACAATAATTTTCATGGACCAATACCATCAAGCACTCAATTACAAAGCTTTAATGCCTCTGCATATGAGGGCAACCCTGGACTCTGTGGTCCCCCACTTCCACACGAGTGTACCGATACTGTTAGTACCATCGAAGACattgaggaggaggaggaaaatGGGCCTACAATCCCATGGTTTCCAATTAGTGTGGTTCTCGGTTTCATTGTAGGTTTTTGGGGAGTTTGTGGTCCTTTGCTTTATAAATTTATGTCAAACTAA